In Bacillus sp. NP247, one DNA window encodes the following:
- a CDS encoding HAMP domain-containing sensor histidine kinase: MSKLSLKIGTYFLILALCIETIAFVSFYKSLSKMRVEEETVALLEKGNRYRDKIVNRAKWNEHSKQKPNTERPKRPWYQEFTIEHAAEELIGSELIANTDITIIITDNNGKIISTSEPVTKEMQKQLTCKTETIPKSGLIVEKNWKKSKFISTVSPLEIDGFQGNLHMLLKTSFLENMLLKLMNQFIIISILTIILTTISVFVFSRVITEPLIKMKRATEKMSKLNKPIQLGIKRNDELGSLAKTIEDLSSELTYMKKERNEFLASVAHELLTPLTYMKGYAKVAKRDSLTKEEREEYLQIIEDETDSVTDLVQDLFMLVQLEQHQFVIKKQKMLLRPFLERMVEKTKTTLTNKQMQLYIYCKDDLEVCIDERRMEQVLLNLLHNAYQHSPENTSITIRVLSSTNTFTISVQDEGEGIPEEDIPHVFDRFYRVDKSRTRATGGKGIGLAVAKEIVELHNGSIEVNSELEVGTEFIIELPFE, encoded by the coding sequence ATGAGTAAACTTTCCCTTAAAATTGGGACATACTTTTTAATATTAGCTTTATGTATTGAAACAATTGCTTTCGTATCTTTTTATAAAAGCCTTTCAAAAATGCGGGTTGAAGAGGAAACAGTTGCTCTATTAGAGAAAGGCAATCGGTATCGTGACAAAATTGTAAACCGTGCAAAATGGAATGAGCATTCTAAACAAAAACCAAACACCGAACGTCCTAAACGCCCTTGGTATCAAGAGTTCACTATCGAGCATGCAGCTGAAGAATTAATTGGCTCAGAATTAATTGCTAATACCGATATCACTATCATTATAACTGACAATAACGGCAAAATCATTTCCACCTCAGAACCCGTAACGAAAGAAATGCAAAAACAACTTACTTGTAAAACGGAAACTATTCCTAAAAGCGGGTTGATTGTAGAAAAAAACTGGAAAAAATCGAAATTCATCTCAACAGTAAGCCCACTTGAAATAGATGGATTTCAAGGTAACTTACATATGTTATTAAAGACATCTTTCTTAGAAAATATGTTACTTAAACTCATGAATCAATTTATTATCATTAGTATTTTGACAATTATTTTAACAACTATTTCTGTCTTTGTTTTTTCTCGGGTTATTACAGAACCTCTTATAAAAATGAAAAGAGCTACTGAAAAAATGTCCAAATTGAACAAGCCAATTCAATTAGGAATTAAACGAAATGATGAACTTGGAAGCTTAGCAAAAACTATTGAAGATTTATCTAGTGAACTTACGTATATGAAAAAAGAACGAAATGAATTCCTCGCTAGTGTCGCTCACGAATTATTAACTCCATTAACCTATATGAAAGGTTATGCGAAAGTGGCAAAGAGAGATTCTTTAACGAAGGAAGAACGTGAAGAGTATTTACAAATCATCGAGGATGAAACCGATAGTGTAACTGATCTCGTACAAGATTTATTTATGCTCGTACAATTAGAGCAACATCAATTCGTTATTAAAAAACAAAAAATGCTCCTGAGGCCATTTTTAGAACGAATGGTTGAAAAAACAAAAACAACATTAACGAACAAACAAATGCAACTATATATATACTGCAAAGATGATTTAGAAGTTTGTATAGACGAAAGACGTATGGAACAAGTACTGTTAAATTTATTGCACAACGCTTATCAACATTCACCAGAAAACACTTCTATAACAATACGTGTACTATCGAGTACGAATACTTTTACAATAAGTGTACAAGATGAAGGTGAAGGTATTCCTGAAGAAGATATCCCACATGTTTTCGATCGCTTTTACCGTGTCGATAAATCCAGAACACGAGCTACAGGAGGAAAAGGTATCGGACTGGCTGTTGCAAAAGAAATTGTAGAACTTCATAATGGTTCTATTGAAGTTAACAGCGAATTAGAAGTCGGAACAGAATTTATAATTGAATTACCATTTGAATAA
- the fdhD gene encoding formate dehydrogenase accessory sulfurtransferase FdhD, with product MGPTQETYTIVRYQSGTFSKQTDDVVTEFPITIKLNSEEYVTVVCTPNYIEDMVIGFLISEGILSSYKDIEELWVQRENGIAHVKSSKINPLYQTLYNKRYVTSCCGKGRQGFVFVNDAAKAKKLHDVHITITPEECFHLMTSLQQSSTTFRQTGGVHNTALCDRNNILLSRMDIGRHNALDKIYGHCLRNNISVQGKIIAFSGRISSEILLKVSKIGCEIVLSKSAPTKLALQLAHDLGITVVGFIRNESCNIYTHPERIDGYQSNN from the coding sequence ATGGGGCCTACTCAAGAAACGTATACAATTGTACGCTATCAATCCGGTACATTTTCAAAACAAACTGATGATGTTGTGACAGAATTTCCTATTACAATTAAGTTGAATAGCGAAGAATACGTAACAGTTGTATGTACTCCTAATTACATTGAAGATATGGTAATTGGTTTTTTAATTTCTGAAGGAATTCTTTCTTCTTATAAAGATATTGAGGAATTATGGGTCCAAAGGGAAAACGGAATTGCCCATGTAAAATCATCAAAAATTAATCCACTCTATCAAACTTTATATAATAAAAGATACGTAACTTCTTGCTGCGGGAAAGGTAGACAAGGTTTTGTTTTCGTCAACGATGCAGCAAAAGCAAAAAAGTTACATGATGTACATATAACTATTACTCCCGAAGAATGTTTTCACCTAATGACTTCCTTACAACAATCTTCAACTACATTTCGCCAAACGGGTGGTGTGCATAATACCGCTCTATGTGATCGAAATAACATTCTTTTATCAAGAATGGATATTGGAAGACATAATGCGCTAGATAAAATATACGGTCATTGCTTACGAAACAATATCTCTGTTCAAGGGAAAATCATTGCGTTTAGCGGACGCATCTCATCTGAAATTTTGTTAAAGGTTTCAAAAATCGGTTGCGAAATCGTCCTATCTAAATCAGCTCCAACTAAGCTAGCATTGCAACTCGCTCACGATTTAGGCATTACCGTAGTAGGATTCATTCGAAATGAATCTTGCAATATTTATACACATCCAGAGCGAATCGATGGTTATCAATCGAATAACTAA
- a CDS encoding DUF4871 domain-containing protein translates to MKKIGTMLLFSFLITGCAQVQPDSNVPKKEVLETSSSQINAPSFFHLSVLKDVNWEEAPSFVEGKIPLKGIEGKIAMADTPIIANEQNELMWFFLDHEMPTGKLSIIALKQGTVTPTPVLFQKETSKQDWTTSNTIDSTTNELPLTMSLPSSGLWVLNIYVNEKYYDQFVINAV, encoded by the coding sequence ATGAAAAAAATCGGAACTATGCTACTTTTCTCCTTCCTTATTACTGGCTGCGCGCAAGTGCAGCCAGATTCAAATGTACCTAAAAAAGAAGTACTAGAAACGTCATCCTCTCAAATTAACGCACCTTCCTTTTTTCATCTTAGTGTTTTAAAAGATGTAAATTGGGAAGAAGCTCCATCATTCGTAGAAGGAAAAATACCGTTAAAAGGCATCGAAGGAAAAATCGCAATGGCTGATACCCCTATTATCGCAAATGAACAAAATGAACTAATGTGGTTCTTTCTAGACCATGAAATGCCCACTGGAAAATTATCCATTATTGCGCTAAAACAAGGAACTGTAACTCCAACACCAGTACTCTTTCAAAAAGAAACTTCCAAACAAGACTGGACTACTTCAAATACAATCGATTCTACTACAAACGAACTCCCTCTCACCATGTCACTACCTTCATCTGGATTATGGGTATTAAATATATATGTGAATGAGAAATATTATGATCAGTTTGTAATCAATGCTGTGTAA
- a CDS encoding GNAT family N-acetyltransferase, which produces MEIRLLSTEDAEIYLKVCMEGLTKNPEAFSSSYEDVLKHENPVAAMAKRLSNPDKYTLGVFKDNDLVGIATLETKPFIKQEHKAKIGSVFVSPKARGLGAGRALIKAIIENADKLHVEQLMLDVVADNTAAKKLYESLGFQTYGVQERSLKHNGQYWDEEHMVLFLNN; this is translated from the coding sequence ATGGAAATTCGCTTATTATCAACAGAGGACGCAGAAATTTATTTGAAAGTTTGTATGGAAGGTTTAACGAAAAACCCTGAGGCTTTTAGCTCTTCTTATGAAGATGTTCTTAAACATGAAAACCCTGTCGCTGCCATGGCAAAGCGATTAAGCAATCCGGATAAGTATACTCTAGGTGTCTTCAAAGATAATGATTTAGTTGGCATTGCTACTTTAGAAACAAAGCCATTTATTAAGCAAGAACATAAGGCAAAAATCGGCTCCGTTTTTGTTTCTCCAAAAGCGCGTGGCCTCGGTGCAGGACGAGCTTTAATTAAAGCGATTATTGAAAATGCCGATAAATTACATGTAGAACAGCTCATGCTTGATGTTGTTGCTGATAACACTGCTGCAAAAAAATTATATGAGTCCCTCGGCTTCCAAACTTACGGCGTGCAAGAACGGTCCTTAAAACATAATGGCCAATATTGGGACGAAGAGCATATGGTTTTATTCTTAAATAATTAA
- a CDS encoding PLP-dependent aminotransferase family protein produces MLELTPNLNANSKTALYVQLYEYIKKEIKDGTIPAFTKLPAKRKLATYLQVSKNTVEAAYEQLLAEGYIESISRKGYFVCEIEQMIHVEGSEEVIGEAPFQDKEYKFDFTQTGVDTNTFPFHVYRKITNEVWQFENKELLFIGHPQGEVSLREEIASYLYESRGVRCVASQIVIGAGTQILVKMLFQLLKGSRYAVENPGYHRKMVVFEQGEQNVQMLSLDRDGICMSQLADSHANVVFVTPSHQFPCGMIMPITRRMQLLQWAKKEEGRYIIEDDYDSEFRYSGKPIPALQGLDRDGKVIYMGTLSKALLPSLRMSYMVLPKQLIKQYQEQYLFYTQSVSRMDQEIIRKFLNDGHWEKHIHKMRVVYRKKRDRLVSVIEKYFSSRIEVIGEDSGLHILLRVHNGMEEKELMETAAERSIKVYPVSMYYKEGTSPKSTVLLGFATLLEEEIEEAIQLLYTAWFTKK; encoded by the coding sequence GTGTTAGAACTAACGCCTAATTTGAATGCAAATAGTAAAACGGCATTGTATGTGCAATTGTATGAGTATATAAAAAAAGAGATTAAAGATGGAACGATTCCGGCCTTTACGAAATTACCGGCTAAGAGGAAGCTGGCGACATATTTACAAGTGAGTAAAAATACAGTTGAAGCTGCTTATGAGCAACTTCTTGCCGAAGGATATATTGAGTCGATTTCCAGAAAAGGTTATTTTGTATGTGAAATCGAGCAAATGATTCATGTGGAAGGCAGCGAAGAGGTAATAGGAGAAGCGCCTTTTCAAGATAAGGAGTATAAATTTGATTTCACTCAAACGGGTGTGGATACTAATACTTTTCCGTTTCATGTATATCGAAAAATTACGAACGAGGTATGGCAATTTGAAAATAAAGAGTTACTCTTTATTGGACATCCGCAAGGGGAGGTAAGTTTAAGAGAAGAGATTGCGAGCTATTTGTATGAATCTAGAGGTGTACGATGCGTAGCTAGTCAAATTGTAATAGGAGCGGGTACGCAAATATTAGTAAAAATGTTATTTCAGTTGTTAAAGGGAAGTCGTTATGCGGTTGAGAATCCTGGGTACCATCGGAAAATGGTTGTTTTTGAGCAAGGGGAACAAAATGTACAAATGTTATCTTTAGATAGAGATGGAATTTGTATGTCACAGTTAGCCGATAGCCATGCAAATGTTGTATTTGTTACACCCTCGCATCAGTTTCCTTGCGGGATGATTATGCCAATTACGAGAAGAATGCAGCTTTTGCAATGGGCGAAAAAAGAAGAAGGAAGATATATTATTGAAGATGATTATGATAGTGAATTCCGCTATTCAGGAAAGCCGATTCCAGCGCTGCAAGGGTTAGATAGAGATGGGAAAGTAATTTATATGGGGACGCTGTCTAAAGCGTTATTGCCATCATTACGGATGAGTTATATGGTGTTGCCAAAACAGCTCATTAAGCAGTATCAGGAGCAATATTTATTTTACACACAAAGCGTTTCAAGAATGGATCAAGAGATCATTAGGAAATTTTTAAATGACGGGCATTGGGAAAAGCATATTCATAAAATGCGTGTTGTGTACCGAAAGAAGAGAGACCGTCTTGTTTCGGTAATAGAAAAATATTTTTCTAGTCGCATTGAAGTAATAGGGGAAGATTCCGGCCTACATATTTTATTAAGAGTGCATAATGGGATGGAAGAGAAAGAATTAATGGAAACTGCAGCTGAAAGGAGTATTAAAGTGTATCCTGTTTCGATGTATTATAAGGAAGGGACTTCTCCCAAAAGTACAGTATTACTTGGATTTGCGACTTTATTAGAGGAAGAAATTGAAGAGGCCATTCAATTATTATATACAGCATGGTTTACAAAAAAGTAA
- a CDS encoding NADP-dependent malic enzyme encodes MLENQINERSLLLHKELVGKIEITSKVEVNTADDLSLTYTPGVAESCKAIAADEETAYDYTARGNMVAVVSDGTAVLGLGNIGPKAAMPVMEGKSILFKKFANVDAFPLCLGTTDVDEIVTLVKNLEPTFAGINLEDIAAPRCFEIERRLKEETNIPVFHDDQHGTAIVVLAAVINALKVVSKQMDNVKIVINGAGSAGIAIGKLLLKAGAKHITLVSLEGIVCEGETWMNEAQIEVSKKTNRDYVRGTLKEAIHQADIFIGVSAPNVLTKELVQTMNEKAIVFAMANPIPEIFPEDALAAGAVVVGTGRSDYSNQVNNVLAFPGIFRGALDVRATDITEEMKLAAAYGIANIITDEERSANYVIPNPLDKRVVPSVAEAVAKAAIDSGVAQITKMPSY; translated from the coding sequence ACCAGGTGTAGCGGAGTCTTGCAAAGCAATTGCAGCAGATGAGGAAACAGCTTATGACTATACAGCAAGAGGGAACATGGTGGCAGTTGTTTCAGATGGAACAGCAGTACTTGGTTTAGGGAATATTGGACCGAAAGCGGCTATGCCTGTTATGGAAGGGAAAAGTATTTTATTTAAGAAGTTTGCGAATGTAGATGCTTTTCCGTTATGTTTAGGGACGACGGATGTAGATGAAATCGTTACCCTTGTAAAAAATTTAGAGCCTACATTTGCAGGTATCAATTTAGAAGATATTGCAGCACCACGGTGCTTTGAAATTGAAAGACGATTAAAAGAAGAAACGAATATTCCTGTATTCCATGATGATCAACATGGAACTGCTATTGTCGTTTTAGCAGCTGTAATTAATGCACTAAAAGTCGTAAGTAAACAAATGGATAATGTGAAAATTGTTATTAACGGTGCGGGTTCGGCAGGAATTGCAATTGGAAAATTATTATTAAAAGCTGGCGCAAAGCACATTACGTTAGTTAGCTTAGAAGGTATTGTTTGTGAAGGTGAAACGTGGATGAACGAAGCGCAAATCGAAGTTTCAAAGAAGACAAATCGAGACTACGTACGTGGAACGTTAAAAGAAGCAATTCATCAGGCAGATATCTTTATTGGCGTATCTGCTCCTAACGTATTAACGAAAGAGCTTGTACAGACGATGAATGAGAAAGCGATTGTGTTTGCAATGGCGAATCCAATTCCAGAAATATTCCCAGAAGATGCATTAGCAGCTGGAGCTGTTGTAGTTGGAACTGGTCGTTCTGATTATTCAAATCAAGTAAATAATGTATTAGCGTTCCCTGGAATATTCCGTGGTGCATTAGATGTGCGCGCGACTGATATTACAGAAGAGATGAAATTAGCGGCAGCATATGGGATCGCTAACATAATTACGGATGAAGAGCGTAGTGCGAATTATGTAATTCCAAATCCATTAGATAAAAGAGTTGTTCCAAGTGTTGCAGAAGCAGTAGCGAAAGCAGCCATTGATTCAGGTGTGGCGCAAATTACGAAAATGCCAAGTTACTAA
- a CDS encoding response regulator transcription factor, which translates to MVKILLVDDEERMLRLLDLFLSPRGYFCMKATSGLEALELIEQKDFDIILLDVMMPNMDGWDTCYQIRQISNVPIIMLTARNQNYDMVKGLTMGADDYITKPFDEHVLVARIEAILRRTKKDSFVSFNGIEWDKTKHTVTVYNEKISLTPIEFSLLGLFLQNTNRAYSRDDLIEKIWGYQTDIEYRTIDSHIRNIRDKLRKKGFPVEDYLETVYKVGYKWKNE; encoded by the coding sequence ATGGTGAAAATTTTATTAGTAGACGATGAAGAACGTATGTTACGATTATTAGATCTGTTCTTAAGCCCTCGTGGCTATTTTTGTATGAAAGCTACTTCTGGCCTTGAAGCGCTAGAATTAATCGAACAAAAGGACTTCGATATTATTTTATTAGATGTTATGATGCCGAATATGGATGGATGGGATACTTGCTATCAAATCCGTCAAATTTCCAACGTTCCAATTATTATGCTAACAGCTCGCAACCAAAATTATGATATGGTCAAAGGCCTGACCATGGGAGCAGATGACTATATTACAAAACCATTCGATGAACATGTATTAGTCGCGCGAATCGAGGCTATATTACGTCGTACAAAGAAAGATAGCTTTGTTAGCTTCAATGGTATTGAGTGGGATAAAACGAAACATACTGTTACAGTTTATAATGAAAAAATCTCACTAACTCCTATTGAATTTTCGTTACTCGGACTATTTTTACAAAATACAAACCGTGCCTACAGCCGAGACGATTTAATCGAAAAGATTTGGGGCTATCAAACAGACATCGAATACAGAACTATCGATTCACATATTCGTAATATACGAGATAAGTTACGCAAAAAAGGATTTCCAGTTGAAGATTACTTAGAAACTGTCTATAAAGTCGGATATAAATGGAAAAATGAATAA
- a CDS encoding GNAT family N-acetyltransferase, protein MDIHVLTKDEAEIYLELRVEGLKQNPEAFSSSYEDIINKECAIEYKAQKLAQDENYTLGAFKDGELIGVATLETKPYVKQEHKAKIGSVYVSPKARGLGAGKALIKECLELAKSLEVEQVMLDVVVGNDGAKKLYESLGFKTFGVQERSLKYNGQYWDEEHMVLFLDEEK, encoded by the coding sequence TTGGATATCCATGTATTAACAAAAGACGAAGCAGAAATTTACTTAGAACTTCGAGTAGAAGGATTAAAACAAAACCCGGAAGCTTTCAGCTCTTCTTATGAAGATATTATTAATAAAGAGTGTGCTATTGAATATAAAGCCCAAAAATTAGCACAAGATGAGAACTATACACTAGGTGCATTTAAAGATGGAGAATTAATCGGAGTTGCAACACTGGAAACGAAACCATATGTAAAACAAGAACATAAAGCGAAAATTGGTTCAGTATACGTGTCTCCAAAAGCACGCGGACTTGGAGCGGGAAAAGCACTTATTAAAGAATGCCTTGAGCTTGCTAAATCTTTAGAAGTAGAGCAAGTTATGCTTGATGTTGTTGTCGGAAACGATGGTGCAAAAAAACTTTATGAGTCATTAGGATTTAAAACATTTGGTGTGCAAGAACGCTCATTAAAATATAACGGACAATATTGGGATGAAGAGCATATGGTTCTTTTCCTAGATGAAGAAAAATAA
- a CDS encoding DMT family transporter, translating into MNNGRRLGLMMIITGAILWGLSGPMIQWLFQHTNVSSLDFLTIRLLLAGIFILSFLLIKNQNIFHIWKHPKHFIQLIIFSILGMLGAQYAFIETVHISNAVTATLFQFLGPVLITIYVAFEQKKFPASMQILAIITALTGTYFIITNGSIENIVLSKAAIIFGLLTAIGFAFYTLHPASLIKECGTTIVIGWGMLIGGITLLICNRSFGLNQISQTFTLQTFSMFILIIISGTLSFLLYIGSLKYLAATETSILSSIEPLVAAIVSIAWLNESFGAYQLLGGVCIVLSVIFLTMPQKEREPTFSTEQI; encoded by the coding sequence ATGAACAATGGTAGACGCCTTGGACTTATGATGATTATTACAGGAGCTATCCTATGGGGATTATCTGGTCCCATGATTCAGTGGCTATTTCAACATACTAACGTATCATCACTTGATTTTTTAACAATTCGCCTGTTACTCGCAGGAATATTCATTTTATCTTTCTTGCTTATTAAAAACCAAAACATATTTCACATTTGGAAACATCCTAAACACTTTATACAACTTATAATTTTCTCTATTCTTGGTATGCTTGGTGCGCAGTACGCTTTTATCGAAACAGTTCATATTAGTAATGCCGTAACGGCAACACTATTTCAATTTCTAGGTCCTGTTCTTATTACCATTTACGTTGCGTTTGAGCAAAAGAAATTCCCTGCTTCTATGCAAATACTCGCAATTATAACTGCACTAACAGGGACATACTTTATTATTACAAATGGCTCAATTGAAAATATTGTTTTATCTAAAGCAGCTATTATTTTTGGACTATTAACAGCGATTGGTTTTGCGTTTTATACCCTTCATCCGGCTTCTCTTATTAAAGAATGTGGAACAACTATAGTAATTGGCTGGGGGATGTTAATTGGAGGAATTACACTGCTTATTTGTAATCGTTCTTTTGGATTGAATCAGATTTCGCAAACGTTCACACTTCAAACTTTTTCTATGTTTATTCTTATCATTATAAGTGGCACTCTTTCTTTCCTTCTTTATATCGGGAGTCTTAAATATTTAGCAGCAACAGAAACAAGTATTTTATCTAGCATTGAACCACTTGTAGCTGCCATCGTTTCAATTGCTTGGCTTAATGAATCTTTTGGAGCATATCAATTATTAGGTGGAGTATGTATCGTTCTTTCTGTTATTTTCTTAACAATGCCTCAAAAAGAGAGAGAACCAACCTTTTCAACTGAACAAATATAG